From a single Oncorhynchus tshawytscha isolate Ot180627B linkage group LG33, Otsh_v2.0, whole genome shotgun sequence genomic region:
- the tnfsf13 gene encoding tumor necrosis factor ligand superfamily member 13 isoform X1, whose protein sequence is MTNRYTVHFHGSYLLYAVSLFLACLMVLQSNRVREMQVELRELRQWTSLVCGDIKESSTDISRCGISDSHRHTQWNGIRGKREISRHGRRRQRRTAGSSAFLHLVPLSSHSYDEDDYTLVEWALGLSRLGEGLQVFGEKVTVVTEGTYFIYSQVLYKDTTWTMGHVIKKRLHGIETILMKCIQSMPSNITVAQNTCYTAGVHYLEPGSTLELSIPRKSAGLVLKPHSTFLGMFRI, encoded by the exons ATGACAAACCgttatacagtacattttcaTGGCTCATATCTGCTGTACGCTGTGTCGCTGTTCTTGGCCTGCTTGATGGTCCTGCAGTCCAACCGGGTCAGAGAGATGCAGGTCGAACTGCGGGAGCTGCGTCAGTGGACCAGTCTGGTGTGCGGGGACATAAAGGAATCGTCTACTGATATCTCGCGCTGCGGG ATATCTGActctcacagacatacacaaTGGAATGGAATTCGAGGAAAGAGGGAGATTTCAAGACATGGGAGACGGAGACAGCGGCGCACTG CAGGGAGTAGTGCCTTTCTTCATCTTGTTCCTCTGTCATCACACTCATATG ATGAAGATGACTACACTCTGGTAGAATGGGCTCTAGGACTGAGTCGTCTAGGGGAGGGGCTGCAGGTCTTTGGAGAAAAGGTCACCGTGGTAACCGAAGGGACTTACTTCATCTACAGTCAG GTGCTGTATAAAGACACCACATGGACTATGGGTCATGTGATCAAGAAGCGTCTACATGGTATTGAGACCATCTTGATGAAGTGCATACAGAGTATGCCCAGCAACATCACCGTGGCCCAAAACACCTGCTACACAGCCG GTGTCCATTACCTGGAGCCAGGATCCACTCTGGAACTCTCCATTCCCAGGAAATCTGCTGGGCTTGTCCTCAAGCCTCACTCCACCTTTCTTGGCATGTTCAGGATCTGA
- the LOC121841660 gene encoding uncharacterized protein LOC121841660 translates to MWHLADRVVNNARQFTPVEQPEAEDGDQFLSFAKRSKVVQRQCSEMETEPSPPPQSSSLSQSRDNFWHRILCQPSEVSPEPTPSYSPFQMQMLSNKPEGLVGMDMAGSPPAGQRVKKRGRLGLGKLPSPVELMGRKKKGRTGGAAQSSQVVQPRVAAVLQHIGDLRRRQSSIDQLKRGSWWGSKPRCKAEKGHSQKQAEDSSMTISTTVEKQDEATDYLSPTLTRPYTQKEGLFGGFEQASHLAPGGNPMLSFVLATADRQAKGGWQGPRLSHNEFWGIGHTPEE, encoded by the exons ATGTGGCACCTAGCAGACAGAGTTGTTAATAATGCTAGGCAGTTTACTCCGGTAGAACAACCAGAGGCAGAAGATGGTGATCAGTTCCTCTCGTTTGCCAA GAGGTCCAAGGTTGTGCAGCGTCAGTGTTCAGAGATGGAGACTGAGCCTAGTCCTCCCCCACAGTCTAGCTCCTTGTCTCAGAGTAGAGACAATTTCTGGCACAGGATTCTATGTCAGCCAAG TGAAGTGTCTCCTGAGCCCACCCCATCCTACAGCCCATTTCAGATGCAGATGTTATCAAATAAACCTGAAGGACTA GTTGGCATGGACATGGCAGGATCACCTCCAGCAGGACAGAGAGTTAAAAAAAGGGGAAGGCTGGGTCTAGGAAAGCTACCTTCTCCAGTGGAACTGATGGGCCggaagaagaaggggaggacagggggtgCAGCACAGAGCAGCCAGGTGGTGCAACCCAGGGTGGCAGCAGTGCTGCAGCACATTGGGGACCTCCGCAGGAGACAGAGCTCTATTGACCA GTTGAAGCGGGGGAGTTGGTGGGGCTCCAAACCCAGGTGTAAGGCAGAAAAGGGCCATTCCCAGAAGCAAGCAGAGGACAGCAGCATGACTATCAGCACAACAGTGGAGAAGCAGGATGAAGCTACGGACTACCTCAGTCCAACCCTCACTCGCCCTTACACCCAGAAGGAG GGTCTGTTTGGAGGATTTGAACAAGCATCCCATCTTGCTCCTGGAGGAAATCCGATGCTGTCATTTGTCCTGGCAACTGCTGATAGACAAGCCAAGGGGGGTTGGCAAGGCCCTCGTCTGTCCCACAATGAATTTTGGGGTATTGGGCACACTCCAGAGGAATAA
- the tnfsf13 gene encoding tumor necrosis factor ligand superfamily member 13 isoform X5 yields the protein MTNRYTVHFHGSYLLYAVSLFLACLMVLQSNRVREMQVELRELRQWTSLVCGDIKESSTDISRCGVDIHNGMEFEERGRFQDMGDGDSGALGVVPFFILFLCHHTHMVLYKDTTWTMGHVIKKRLHGIETILMKCIQSMPSNITVAQNTCYTAGVHYLEPGSTLELSIPRKSAGLVLKPHSTFLGMFRI from the exons ATGACAAACCgttatacagtacattttcaTGGCTCATATCTGCTGTACGCTGTGTCGCTGTTCTTGGCCTGCTTGATGGTCCTGCAGTCCAACCGGGTCAGAGAGATGCAGGTCGAACTGCGGGAGCTGCGTCAGTGGACCAGTCTGGTGTGCGGGGACATAAAGGAATCGTCTACTGATATCTCGCGCTGCGGGGTAG acatacacaaTGGAATGGAATTCGAGGAAAGAGGGAGATTTCAAGACATGGGAGACGGAGACAGCGGCGCACTG GGAGTAGTGCCTTTCTTCATCTTGTTCCTCTGTCATCACACTCATATG GTGCTGTATAAAGACACCACATGGACTATGGGTCATGTGATCAAGAAGCGTCTACATGGTATTGAGACCATCTTGATGAAGTGCATACAGAGTATGCCCAGCAACATCACCGTGGCCCAAAACACCTGCTACACAGCCG GTGTCCATTACCTGGAGCCAGGATCCACTCTGGAACTCTCCATTCCCAGGAAATCTGCTGGGCTTGTCCTCAAGCCTCACTCCACCTTTCTTGGCATGTTCAGGATCTGA
- the tnfsf13 gene encoding tumor necrosis factor ligand superfamily member 13 isoform X3, translated as MTNRYTVHFHGSYLLYAVSLFLACLMVLQSNRVREMQVELRELRQWTSLVCGDIKESSTDISRCGISDSHRHTQWNGIRGKREISRHGRRRQRRTGQSLPTRTHIHTIYLIIYNFHVIQQGVVPFFILFLCHHTHMVLYKDTTWTMGHVIKKRLHGIETILMKCIQSMPSNITVAQNTCYTAGVHYLEPGSTLELSIPRKSAGLVLKPHSTFLGMFRI; from the exons ATGACAAACCgttatacagtacattttcaTGGCTCATATCTGCTGTACGCTGTGTCGCTGTTCTTGGCCTGCTTGATGGTCCTGCAGTCCAACCGGGTCAGAGAGATGCAGGTCGAACTGCGGGAGCTGCGTCAGTGGACCAGTCTGGTGTGCGGGGACATAAAGGAATCGTCTACTGATATCTCGCGCTGCGGG ATATCTGActctcacagacatacacaaTGGAATGGAATTCGAGGAAAGAGGGAGATTTCAAGACATGGGAGACGGAGACAGCGGCGCACTGGTCAGTCCCTTCcgacgcgcacacacatacacacaatttaCTTAATCATTTATAATTTCCATGTCATCCAGCAGGGAGTAGTGCCTTTCTTCATCTTGTTCCTCTGTCATCACACTCATATG GTGCTGTATAAAGACACCACATGGACTATGGGTCATGTGATCAAGAAGCGTCTACATGGTATTGAGACCATCTTGATGAAGTGCATACAGAGTATGCCCAGCAACATCACCGTGGCCCAAAACACCTGCTACACAGCCG GTGTCCATTACCTGGAGCCAGGATCCACTCTGGAACTCTCCATTCCCAGGAAATCTGCTGGGCTTGTCCTCAAGCCTCACTCCACCTTTCTTGGCATGTTCAGGATCTGA
- the tnfsf13 gene encoding tumor necrosis factor ligand superfamily member 13 isoform X4 yields MTNRYTVHFHGSYLLYAVSLFLACLMVLQSNRVREMQVELRELRQWTSLVCGDIKESSTDISRCGVDIHNGMEFEERGRFQDMGDGDSGALQGVVPFFILFLCHHTHMVLYKDTTWTMGHVIKKRLHGIETILMKCIQSMPSNITVAQNTCYTAGVHYLEPGSTLELSIPRKSAGLVLKPHSTFLGMFRI; encoded by the exons ATGACAAACCgttatacagtacattttcaTGGCTCATATCTGCTGTACGCTGTGTCGCTGTTCTTGGCCTGCTTGATGGTCCTGCAGTCCAACCGGGTCAGAGAGATGCAGGTCGAACTGCGGGAGCTGCGTCAGTGGACCAGTCTGGTGTGCGGGGACATAAAGGAATCGTCTACTGATATCTCGCGCTGCGGGGTAG acatacacaaTGGAATGGAATTCGAGGAAAGAGGGAGATTTCAAGACATGGGAGACGGAGACAGCGGCGCACTG CAGGGAGTAGTGCCTTTCTTCATCTTGTTCCTCTGTCATCACACTCATATG GTGCTGTATAAAGACACCACATGGACTATGGGTCATGTGATCAAGAAGCGTCTACATGGTATTGAGACCATCTTGATGAAGTGCATACAGAGTATGCCCAGCAACATCACCGTGGCCCAAAACACCTGCTACACAGCCG GTGTCCATTACCTGGAGCCAGGATCCACTCTGGAACTCTCCATTCCCAGGAAATCTGCTGGGCTTGTCCTCAAGCCTCACTCCACCTTTCTTGGCATGTTCAGGATCTGA
- the tnfsf13 gene encoding tumor necrosis factor ligand superfamily member 13 isoform X2 has protein sequence MTNRYTVHFHGSYLLYAVSLFLACLMVLQSNRVREMQVELRELRQWTSLVCGDIKESSTDISRCGISDSHRHTQWNGIRGKREISRHGRRRQRRTGSSAFLHLVPLSSHSYDEDDYTLVEWALGLSRLGEGLQVFGEKVTVVTEGTYFIYSQVLYKDTTWTMGHVIKKRLHGIETILMKCIQSMPSNITVAQNTCYTAGVHYLEPGSTLELSIPRKSAGLVLKPHSTFLGMFRI, from the exons ATGACAAACCgttatacagtacattttcaTGGCTCATATCTGCTGTACGCTGTGTCGCTGTTCTTGGCCTGCTTGATGGTCCTGCAGTCCAACCGGGTCAGAGAGATGCAGGTCGAACTGCGGGAGCTGCGTCAGTGGACCAGTCTGGTGTGCGGGGACATAAAGGAATCGTCTACTGATATCTCGCGCTGCGGG ATATCTGActctcacagacatacacaaTGGAATGGAATTCGAGGAAAGAGGGAGATTTCAAGACATGGGAGACGGAGACAGCGGCGCACTG GGAGTAGTGCCTTTCTTCATCTTGTTCCTCTGTCATCACACTCATATG ATGAAGATGACTACACTCTGGTAGAATGGGCTCTAGGACTGAGTCGTCTAGGGGAGGGGCTGCAGGTCTTTGGAGAAAAGGTCACCGTGGTAACCGAAGGGACTTACTTCATCTACAGTCAG GTGCTGTATAAAGACACCACATGGACTATGGGTCATGTGATCAAGAAGCGTCTACATGGTATTGAGACCATCTTGATGAAGTGCATACAGAGTATGCCCAGCAACATCACCGTGGCCCAAAACACCTGCTACACAGCCG GTGTCCATTACCTGGAGCCAGGATCCACTCTGGAACTCTCCATTCCCAGGAAATCTGCTGGGCTTGTCCTCAAGCCTCACTCCACCTTTCTTGGCATGTTCAGGATCTGA